In Mastacembelus armatus chromosome 22, fMasArm1.2, whole genome shotgun sequence, a genomic segment contains:
- the tmx1 gene encoding thioredoxin-related transmembrane protein 1: MACLLTNSRVANMKQPLWMSLWFLAMGLTSLPVAAKPDSLKDVTDGNWEEILTGEWMIEFYAPWCPACQQLQPVWKEFADWGEDMGVNVAKVDVTEQPGLSGRFIITSLPTIYHCKDGVFRKYQGARAKDDFLSFVDEQKWKAVEPVSSWFGPSSFLMNLMSALFKLSMFIRRCHNYMTEHLGIPVWGSYVIFGLATLFSGLVLGLLLVFIADYVFPSRRFSSPDYYQKKQTTEQARLLQEDEHEADGEDDDDDDEEEEEGDHDEVWRRRRGSPEGRPEPKGQGFSDEALRKRVVGSRDEEEEEEDT; the protein is encoded by the exons ATGGCGTGTTTGCTAACGAACAGCAGGGTGGCTAACATGAAACAGCCATTATGGATGAGTTTGTGGTTTCTGGCGATGGGGTTAACGTCGCTACCAGTTGCAGCCAAACCGGACAGCCTGAAAGACGTGACGGACGGGAACTGGGAGGAAATCCTGACTGGAGAGTGGATGATTGAGTT TTACGCTCCGTGGTGTCCAGCCTGCCAGCAGCTCCAGCCGGTGTGGAAGGAGTTTGCAGACTGGGGAGAGGACATGGGGGTCAACGTGGCCAAGGTGGACGTGACAGAACAACCCG GTCTGAGTGGACGATTCATCATCACTTCACTTCCTACTATTTACCA CTGTAAGGATGGTGTCTTCCGGAAGTACCAGGGAGCTCGCGCTAAAGATGACTTTCTGAGCTTTGTTGATGAGCAGAAGTGGAAAGCTGTAGAGCCAGTTTCATCTTGGTTTGGGCCATCTTCATTTTT AATGAATTTAATGTCTGCCTTGTTCAAGCTCTCCATGTTTATCCGG cgTTGTCATAACTACATGACGGAGCATCTGGGGATTCCTGTCTGGGGTTCATATGTGATCTTTGGTTTGGCCACTTTGTTCTCTGGCCTCGTATTGGGGCTG TTGCTGGTGTTTATTGCAGATTACGTTTTCCCCTCAAGACGATTTTCTTCACCTGATTACTACCAAA agaaacagacaacGGAGCAAGCAAGGTTACTTCAAGAAGACGAGCATGAGGCTGAtggtgaggatgatgatgatgacgatgaggaagaggaagaaggtgaCCATGATGAGGtatggagaagaagaagagggtcCCCTGAGGGCCGCCCAGAACCAAAAGGACAGGGTTTCTCTGATGAAGCTCTGAGAAAGAGAGTGGTGGGCAGccgtgatgaggaggaggaggaggaggacacttAG